The window GTAGGCCTTGTAACTTGACACCTTAttcttctttctgaaatatttagtgtgttttttggggtgtttaagaaatcattttgaaatttagTTACCAACTTAATTTCTTAATAGTAAATTATGTAAAGTGAATAATTGTTAGATATTAACagcaatgaaattttattttatattatatagtatattgttatagcATACCCATTATAGCTTATACACTATATATGGTACATATACTATAGAATATAGTATGTTTTGGTGGTATACTGTATactattatgtatattatgttttTCTAGTATAtatgctgccgaagcgagcactatattatgtttttataaattttagtattttattttatatcatctttcaaccttttatttataaatgttgatAGCATAAGTAAAAACTGCTTGGCATCTTTGAATTTGTTctattttaatatacttaatgCAGACTGGGACTTGGGGGTTTGCCTGGAGTATGAGTGTAAAAGAAAACAGCTGTTAAAACCTGTGTTCTTAAATTCTTGGATTGATCTCAGAGTAACTTATAAGGTAAGGGTCAAAGATGGGGGCATGTTCACTTTTCTTCTACTGGAAAATGATGAAACTTCATCCCACGCATGGCTATAGGTTActataaatgaaatgttttcttttgaaacttttacataaatacatttttttttaattttttttttttttcaacgtttatttatttttgggacagagagagacagagcatgaatgggggaggggcagagagagagggagacacagaatcagaaacaggctccaggctctgagccatcagccccagagcccgacgcggggctcgaactcacggaccgcgagatcgtgacctggctgaagtcggacgcttaaccgactgcgccacccaggcgccccataaatacattttttaaagtctgtaaaACAGCACAACATAATAAACACGTTCCAAATCTAATAGaactaaaaattatgaaaagtaaGTGGTTAATATATAGACTTTCTAATAGTAACCTTTTTTGGATATGTCTTCTTTTATTTGATTAGATTTTCTatagaagaaaaccaaaaggacTAAGTGGTGCCCTGCAGGAAGTGGGAATAGAATTCTTGGGAAGAGAACATTCTGGttagtataaattaaaaataattttattatctaagtcattttatttttacaaaatctttCGTATGAATCTCATGTTTTTGGTGATGTCATTAATAAAGAATATCCTTCAACCTAAAAAAAGCTCCTAATCTATACTATACCAAATTATTTCTGACTTTCAAATTACTAGTATTGTAGGATAAAGACTGCCATCTAGTGGGTTAGTTgctaaaaagaatggaaattagCTAAATCAAATGGAGATTTAACAAATGCCCAGATAATACATTGAATTAGTGAAAAAACCAAACAAGATCATTAGATTACTCACAAAACATGGCCCCTACAGAATGTTGCTTACAGTTTTGCGAACTGTAAtagatttttatcttcttctctATAAATGTGTGTGATCTTGTCTTTTATTGGTACAATTGCCACAGCTTTTTGCTAGTCTAATTTATCATGATTAAAATTAGTAGATGATCATAAATAGTATGCTCCaatttaaattgttatttcttatttttgctatACTTCTTTATGCTGGTACTACTAAATTCAGTGTTTGATATCTATTTACTCAGGGTTGGATGATTCTCGGAATACTGCCCTTCTTGCTTGGAAAATGATCAGGGATGGTTGCTTAATGAAAATTACAAGGTCCTTGAACAAGGTTAGTGGTATCTTGcctctttattttgttatatCAAACTCCAGAAGTAATCATAGGTTCATGGAAATACAGATACCATTGCATGCAATCATTGATAAATCAATGAatgatgacatttttctttttttgtcaaatCATATagtgtataataaataaattatgaatgtACAGTTTCTAAAGCTATTCTGTGGAATCATAGGTTCCCACTAAGAAGAATCCCAAAATTTTGGCCAGAAATTTGAATACGAATCAAGTTGAAGAAGCATCGGCCTGCAACAGTAGCATTCGGGGGCTGAGCACATATGATAGGGAGCctaaaaatacagtaaattctCATGAAAAAGTTCAGTTGAGGTCAGCTGGTGTGAATTCTCCTATAAAGGGACAAGATCAGTTCCAACTAAAGAGCAATGTAAAAGTGGGTCTTCATGGTGGCAAAGgctatttatctctttttaataCAAAGCCCTCTACTTCCCTGGAGCAGTTGCAGTCTCCCAGCTTGAATACACCTATGCAGAAGCACATAAAAAATGAACACCTTGCATTTAGTACCAAACCTAAGTCTTCAACAGTTAGTTCAGAATTGGTACTTATTTCAACTACCATTTCATCTGTTAATCATATTTCTGATATGGAAATGAGTTCTGCTCTTGATTGTTTACCTATGTTGGCTGATTGGGAGGATGTAGCTTTACTGCCAGCATCTCAGCCTGAGCAAAATATAGATTGTATACCTCCCATTAATGACCCAAACGTAGACACTTCACTTAATTCCATAGAAAGATTAATGATTTTAAAGGAAGGCACAGAAGAAACTCCTCAAAACTCTGAGACCTCTAAGTCTATTGTTTATAAGAGTCCACATACTACTATTTATCATGTAAAAGATGCCAAAGATCAAGGTTCAGTTGCTTCTGACTTTAAATTACCTGAATGCAAATCAAGTAGCTCCAACAGTATTAATGCCAGTATGTCTCATCCTTCAGTTTTGGGGAAATACCCCCTCCTTTTAGGTAGTACTAAAAGGAATCCATCCAGTCTCCCAGCTTTCCCACCAGCAAAAAAACAGTCCTTCACTATTCATGAAGAAAAGCCTACATCATCTGATGGCTTCCCAGTGAGAAGTTGTTCCCAGAAGGTCCTCCCCTCTGTCTTAGCTTCTACAGTTAACCTAGAAGGACCTTGGAAGAGTGGAAAAATGACACCTCCATTATGCAAGTGTGGCCGAAGATCTAAGAGACTTGTTGTTTCTAATAATGGACCAAACCATGGAAAAGTCTTCTTTTGTTGCCCAAATGGGAAAtaccaagaaaatagaaaatgttgtgGTTATTTTAAGTGGGAACAAACACTTCGAAAGGAGAGAGCCAACAGCAGCATTCTGTCTCATTCTCCGGGAGGACCTACTTTTGATTCCCCAGAAATAAGCCATATTTGT is drawn from Leopardus geoffroyi isolate Oge1 chromosome E3, O.geoffroyi_Oge1_pat1.0, whole genome shotgun sequence and contains these coding sequences:
- the ERI2 gene encoding ERI1 exoribonuclease 2 isoform X1, with product MATKRLARQLGLIRRKSVAPTNGNVGRSKSKQLFDYLIVIDFESTCWNDGKRHQSQEIIEFPAVLLSTSTGEIESEFHTYVQPQEHPILSEFCMELTGIKQAQVDEGVPLRICLSQFCKWIQKIQQQKKIIFATGISDLSNSEVKLCAFVTWSDWDLGVCLEYECKRKQLLKPVFLNSWIDLRVTYKIFYRRKPKGLSGALQEVGIEFLGREHSGLDDSRNTALLAWKMIRDGCLMKITRSLNKVPTKKNPKILARNLNTNQVEEASACNSSIRGLSTYDREPKNTVNSHEKVQLRSAGVNSPIKGQDQFQLKSNVKVGLHGGKGYLSLFNTKPSTSLEQLQSPSLNTPMQKHIKNEHLAFSTKPKSSTVSSELVLISTTISSVNHISDMEMSSALDCLPMLADWEDVALLPASQPEQNIDCIPPINDPNVDTSLNSIERLMILKEGTEETPQNSETSKSIVYKSPHTTIYHVKDAKDQGSVASDFKLPECKSSSSNSINASMSHPSVLGKYPLLLGSTKRNPSSLPAFPPAKKQSFTIHEEKPTSSDGFPVRSCSQKVLPSVLASTVNLEGPWKSGKMTPPLCKCGRRSKRLVVSNNGPNHGKVFFCCPNGKYQENRKCCGYFKWEQTLRKERANSSILSHSPGGPTFDSPEISHICDRNVNFSTKNSLRLRPSMRN
- the ERI2 gene encoding ERI1 exoribonuclease 2 isoform X2, giving the protein MELTGIKQAQVDEGVPLRICLSQFCKWIQKIQQQKKIIFATGISDLSNSEVKLCAFVTWSDWDLGVCLEYECKRKQLLKPVFLNSWIDLRVTYKIFYRRKPKGLSGALQEVGIEFLGREHSGLDDSRNTALLAWKMIRDGCLMKITRSLNKVPTKKNPKILARNLNTNQVEEASACNSSIRGLSTYDREPKNTVNSHEKVQLRSAGVNSPIKGQDQFQLKSNVKVGLHGGKGYLSLFNTKPSTSLEQLQSPSLNTPMQKHIKNEHLAFSTKPKSSTVSSELVLISTTISSVNHISDMEMSSALDCLPMLADWEDVALLPASQPEQNIDCIPPINDPNVDTSLNSIERLMILKEGTEETPQNSETSKSIVYKSPHTTIYHVKDAKDQGSVASDFKLPECKSSSSNSINASMSHPSVLGKYPLLLGSTKRNPSSLPAFPPAKKQSFTIHEEKPTSSDGFPVRSCSQKVLPSVLASTVNLEGPWKSGKMTPPLCKCGRRSKRLVVSNNGPNHGKVFFCCPNGKYQENRKCCGYFKWEQTLRKERANSSILSHSPGGPTFDSPEISHICDRNVNFSTKNSLRLRPSMRN